One region of bacterium genomic DNA includes:
- a CDS encoding PhoH family protein, with amino-acid sequence MSDAAKKLRFDDNDLARNLFGVQDEHLRSLEKKLGVQIHVRGTDVNIHGTEPQIKLVEKILLELYAMLKKGFPVYGTEIEQAIRLFSANQEANLQDLLDDTIFIPARNKFIIPKTPRQKDYMDAIRGHDLVFGVGPAGTGKTYLAVAMAVMAFLKRQVSRIILARPAVEAGEKLGFLPGDMIEKVSPYLRPLYDALYDMMDYDKIVKLTETGVIEIAPLAFMRGRTLNGSFVILDEAQNCTSEQMKMFLTRLGFDSKAVVTGDVTQVDLPAGRVSGLIEAERILKGIPGIYFQYFSEEDVVRHPLVSEIVRAYEGSRNDQSSKKA; translated from the coding sequence ATGAGTGACGCCGCCAAAAAACTCCGTTTCGACGACAACGACCTCGCCCGGAACCTTTTCGGGGTTCAAGACGAGCACTTGAGGTCGCTGGAGAAGAAGCTGGGCGTCCAGATCCACGTCCGCGGCACGGACGTGAACATCCACGGCACCGAGCCCCAGATCAAACTGGTCGAAAAGATCCTCCTCGAACTCTACGCCATGCTGAAGAAAGGGTTCCCGGTCTACGGGACGGAGATCGAGCAGGCGATCCGCCTGTTTTCCGCCAATCAGGAGGCCAACCTTCAAGACCTCCTGGATGACACGATCTTCATCCCGGCACGCAACAAGTTCATCATCCCCAAGACCCCGCGCCAGAAGGATTATATGGATGCGATTCGGGGCCACGACCTGGTCTTTGGCGTCGGGCCGGCGGGCACGGGAAAGACCTATCTCGCCGTCGCGATGGCCGTGATGGCGTTCTTGAAGAGACAGGTCAGCCGGATCATCCTGGCGAGGCCCGCGGTCGAGGCGGGGGAGAAACTCGGTTTTCTCCCCGGTGACATGATCGAGAAGGTGAGCCCCTACCTGCGCCCCCTCTACGACGCCCTTTACGACATGATGGACTACGACAAGATCGTGAAGCTGACCGAAACGGGCGTCATCGAGATCGCCCCGCTGGCCTTCATGCGCGGGCGGACGCTCAACGGCTCGTTCGTCATCCTGGACGAGGCCCAGAATTGCACGAGCGAGCAGATGAAGATGTTCCTGACCCGCTTGGGGTTCGACTCGAAGGCGGTGGTCACCGGCGACGTGACGCAAGTGGACCTGCCCGCGGGCAGGGTCTCGGGGCTGATCGAGGCCGAACGGATCTTGAAGGGGATACCGGGCATTTATTTCCAATATTTCTCGGAGGAGGACGTGGTGCGCCACCCGCTGGTCTCCGAGA